From a single Accipiter gentilis chromosome 8, bAccGen1.1, whole genome shotgun sequence genomic region:
- the ADAMTSL5 gene encoding ADAMTS-like protein 5 has protein sequence MTGWGCRGVPVPSGGPHGAGCRQPWWLLLLAWLSLGCAGGTAQGPALGTPARVPEPPAPARPRRQPARGTWGPWGPWSSCSSSCGDGVALRTRRCLRSTEEEPCTGDPRQYRLCQLQGCPGGSVPFRAMQCSLYDNKPVLGTQARYRWVPFHGAPNVCDLNCLAMGHNFYYTFGRVLDGTRCSPGSSDLCVGGRCLSVGCDGILGSGTQPDACGQCGGGHDTCLFVHRLFQGTDPSSGYFGYMNVTKIPAGATHIKVTDKSRNYLALMTSDGRYVLNGDWSIAWPGPYEVAGTQLHYARDPDGTETLEAPGPTDKDLHVMVLLQEPNPGIEYEFWLPRGHPQPGRVNTSPLRQPQPRGAGSPPPPEPPVTPAPAPPTKPRGSATEPPPRSPPGWSVAGAAAERCGRCRPPKGRSQRIWHFCQSDFVFQGQILAQRLVGQETRYEVEVKTPYRHRFPLVSREYVWVPNTCGCPRLQEGGEYLLMARRHVNYEHTLNRILLQDNGYARPWTPREDRLVREAAQHCPQPRPP, from the exons ATGACCGGGTGGGGGTGTCGGGGAGTCCCGGTTCCCAGCGGGGGACCCCACGGTGCCGG GTGCCGGCAACCATGGTGGCTGCTGCTCCTGGCCTGGCTTAGCCTGGGCTGCGCCGGCGGCACGGCGCAG GGCCCTGCCCTGGGGACACCGGCGCGGGTCCccgagcccccagcccctgctcggCCCCGCCGGCAGCCGGCCCGGGGCACCTGGGGGCCCTGGGGACCCTGGagctcctgctccagctcctgtgGAGACGGCGTCGCCCTCCGCACCCGGAGGTGCCTGCG GTCCACCGAGGAGGAGCCGTGCACGGGTGACCCGCGGCAGTACCGGCTCTGCCAGCTCCAG GGCTGTCCCGGCGGCTCGGTGCCCTTCCGTGCCATGCAGTGCTCCCTCTATGACAACAAGCCCGTCCTGGGCACGCAAGCCCGGTACCGCTGGGTGCCCTTCCATGGAG CCCCCAACGTCTGTGACCTCAACTGCTTGGCCATGGGGCACAACTTCTACTACACCTTCGGCCGGGTGTTGGACGGCACCCGCTGCAGCCCCGGCTCCTCGGACCTCTGCGTTGGTGGGCGCTGCCTG AGCGTGGGCTGCGACGGGATTCTGGGCTCGGGCACGCAGCCCGACGCCTGCGGCCAGTGCGGCGGCGGCCACGACACGTGTCTCTTCGTCCACCGGCTCTTCCAGGGCACGGACCCCTCCTCCG GTTATTTTGGGTACATGAATGTGACCAAGATCCCAGCTGGGGCCACCCATATCAAGGTGACGGACAAGAGCCGCAACTACCTCG CCCTGATGACAAGCGATGGGCGCTACGTGCTCAACGGGGACTGGTCCATTGCCTGGCCGGGACCATACGAGGTGGCCGGCACCCAGCTGCACTATGCCAGGGACCCCGATGGCACCGAGACCCTGGAGGCGCCCGGGCCCACCGACAAAGATCTGCACGTGATG GTCCTGCTGCAGGAGCCCAACCCTGGCATCGAGTACGAGTTCTGGCTGCCCCGTGGGCACCCCCAGCCCGGCCGTGTCAACACCAGCCCCCTGCGGCAGCCGCAGCCCCGGGGGGccggcagccccccacccccggagCCGCCGGtcaccccggccccggcgccgccgaCCAAGCCCAGGGGCTCTGCCACGGAGCCGCCACCGAGAAGCCCCCCTGGCTGGAGCGTGGCCGGGGCTGCCGCAG AGCGATGCGGGAGGTGCCGCCCACCCAAGGGACGTTCCCAGCGCATCTGGCACTTCTGCCAGAGTGACTTCG TCTTCCAGGGCCAGATCCTGGCACAGCGCTTAGTGGGGCAAGAGACGCGCTACGAGGTGGAGGTGAAAACGCCGTATCGGCACCGCTTCCCGCTGGTGTCCCGGGAATACGTGTGGGTCCCCAACACCTGCGGTTGCCCCCGGCTCCAGGAGGGCGGCGAGTACCTGCTCATGGCACGGCGGCACGTCAACTACGAGCACACGCTCAACCGCATCCTGCTGCAGGACAACGGCTATGCCCGGCCGTGGACGCCCCGTGAGGACCGGCTGGTGCGGGAGGCAGCCCAGCACTGTCCCCAGCCCCGGCCGCCCTGA
- the PCSK4 gene encoding proprotein convertase subtilisin/kexin type 4, with amino-acid sequence MRLAKEPKVLWFEQQTVKRRTKRSVSVVPTDPWFHKQWYMNNDINPDLNILTAWSKGYTGLGVVLTVLDDGIEKDHPDLSANYDPLASYDFNSNDPDPQPRYAAGDENWHGTRCAGEVAAAANNRICGAGVAYNAKIGGVRMLDGPITDMVEAQSLSLRPQHIQIYSASWGPEDDGKTVDGPGVLAAEAFHRGVTKGRGGLGSIFIWASGNGGINYDNCNCDGYANSIYTLSVGSVLAGGRRPWYSESCSAILTTTYSSRTTSEVQIVTTDLHHRCTDKHTGTSASAPLAAGMIALALEANPALTWRDLQHLVIRTSKPAHLQAEDWAVNGVGRKVSHHYGYGLLDAGLLVEMAKEWTGTRPQRRCSVKALHTPRNIGSKLTVSTDVSCSGRTKHIRSLEHVQVQLSLSYSRRGDLAIALTSPMGTTSTLVTVRPYDTSQQGYKDWTFMSTHFWDENPNGTWTLRLENKGDAYNTGLLTSFILHLHGTDEEMTARHFAASATDKCLRWDAQGTCEDCGSSLFAYRHSCLSYCPPRYYGRIQRSATNAARVCASCHPSCYTCRGASANNCTACPPAGTFDELTRSCSPPQGFPAEEGLQSDLLPVLVCGTLILSAFLYVTYRVAFCITKGSSCCPQAGRAE; translated from the exons ATGCGCCTGGCAAAAGAGCCAAAG GTTCTCTGGTTTGAGCAACAAACCGTAAAGAGGCGCACGAAGAGAAGCGTCAGTGTGGTGCCGACAGATCCCTGGTTCCATAAACAGTGGTACATG AATAATGACATCAATCCCGATCTAAACATCCTCACTGCTTGGAGCAAAGGGTACACGGGGCTGGGGGTCGTGCTGACCGTCCTGGACGATGGGATTGAGAAGGACCATCCGGACCTGTCTGCCAACTAC GACCCTCTGGCGAGTTACGACTTCAACAGCAATGACCCCGATCCCCAGCCCAGGTACGCTGCCGGGGATGAGAACTG GCACGGGACACGCTGTGCAGGAGAAGTGGCAGCCGCAGCCAACAACCGCATCTGCGGAGCAGGCGTTGCGTACAATGCCAAAATCGGAG GCGTGCGGATGCTGGACGGTCCCATCACGGACATGGTGGAGGCTCAGTCCCTCAGCCTGCGTCCCCAGCACATCCAGATCTACAGTGCCAGCTGGGGCCCCGAGGATGACGGGAAGACCGTGGACGGGCCAGGCGTGCTGGCTGCCGAGGCTTTCCACAGAGGGGTCACCAAA GGCCGGGGTGGCCTCGGCTCCATCTTCATCTGGGCCTCTGGCAACGGTGGGATCAACTACGACAACTGCAACTGTGATGGGTACGCCAACAGCATCTATACCCTCTCGGTGGGCAGCGTCCTGGCAGGCGGCCGGAGGCCCTGGTACAGCGAGAGCTGCTCCGCCATCCTCACCACCACCTACAGCAGCAGGACCACGAGCGAAGTGCAGATC gTGACCACTGACCTGCACCACCGCTGCACTGACAAGCACACAGGCACCTCTGCCTCGGCCCCGCTGGCCGCAGGAATGATCGCCCTCGCGCTGGAGGCCAA CCCAGCACTGACCTGGCGTGACCTGCAGCATCTCGTCATCAGGACCTCCAAGCCCGCTCACCTGCAGGCAGAAGACTGGGCTGTGAACGGGGTCGGGCGCAAGG TGAGCCACCACTATGGCTACGGGCTCCTGGACGCTGGTCTGCTGGTGGAGATGGCCAAGGAGTGGACAGGAACTCGGCCCCAGCGGAGGTGTTCGGTCAAGGCTCTTCACACCCCCCG GAACATCGGCTCCAAGCTCACCGTCTCTACAGACGTCTCCTGCTCTGGGAGGACCAAGCACATCCGCTCGCTGGAGCACGTCCAGGTCCAGCTCTCTCTGAGCTACAGCCGCAGGGGGGACCTGGCGATCGCTCTGACCAGCCCGATGGGGACCACGTCCACGCTGGTGACTGTGCG cccgTACGACACCAGCCAGCAGGGCTACAAGGACTGGACCTTCATGTCCACACACTTCTGGGATGAGAACCCCAACGGGACTTGGACACTCCGGCTAGAGAACAAGGGCGATGCCTATAACACAG GTCTGCTGACCAGCTTCATCCTACACCTCCACGGCACAGATGAGGAGATGACAGCCAGGCATTTTGCAGCCTCTGCCACGGACAAGTGCCTCAGGTGGGACGCACAGGGAACGTGCGAGG ACTGCGGCAGCTCTTTGTTCGCCTACCGGCACTCCTGCCTGTCCTACTGCCCTCCGCGCTACTACGGCCGTATCCAGAGATCCGCCACCAACGCAGCCCGCGTCTGTGCCAGCTGCCACCCCTCCTGCTACACGTGCCGGGGCGCTTCGGCCAACAACTGCACGGCCTGTCCTCCTGCCGGCACCTTCGATGAGCTCACCCGCTCCTGCTCCCCTCCGCAGGGCTTCCCCGCCGAGGAGGGGCTGCAGAGTGAccttctccctgtccttgtctgcGGGACCCTCATCCTCTCCGCCTTCCTCTATGTCACATACCGTGTGGCCTTTTGCATCACGAAAGGTagctcctgctgtccccaggctggaAGGGCAGAATGA
- the REEP6 gene encoding receptor expression-enhancing protein 6 isoform X2: MGTVPQRLQRLLDRPGPLGDLLGRLEARTGVRRLYLATGSAAFLGLYLVFGYGASLLCNLIGFAYPAYVSIKAIESSSKEDDTTWLTYWVVYGVFSVAEFFSDIFLYWFPFYYVGKCLFLVWCMAPVSWNGSQVIYQNIIRPCFLRHHQTVDNVLGNLSTKALDVASSITREASGAAMNLALEAEKSK, translated from the exons ATGGGCACGGTGCCGCAGCGCCTGCAGCGCCTCCTCGATCGCCCCGGGCCGTTGGGCGACCTACTGGGTCGCCTGGAAGCCCGCACCGGCGTCCGGCGGCTCTACCTGGCCACAG GTTCTGCGGCGTTCCTGGGGCTGTACCTCGTGTTCGGCTATGGTGCCTCGCTGCTCTGCAACCTCATCGGCTTCGCCTACCCCGCGTACGTCTC CATCAAAGCCATCGAAAGCTCCAGCAAAGAGGACGACACCACGTGGCTGACCTACTGGGTGGTGTACGGCGTCTTCAGCGTAGCCGAGTTCTTCTCCGACATCTTCCTCTACTGGTTCCCCTTCTACTACGTTGGGAAG TGCCTGTTCCTGGTGTGGTGCATGGCCCCCGTGTCCTGGAACGGGTCGCAGGTGATCTACCAGAACATTATCCGGCCCTGCTTCCTCAGGCACCACCAGACCGTGGACAACGTGCTGGGCAACCTCAGCACCAAAGCCCTGGACGTGGCTTCCAGCATCACCCGAGAAG CCTCCGGAGCAGCCATGAACCTGGCGCTGGAAGCGGAGAAGAGCAAGTGA
- the REEP6 gene encoding receptor expression-enhancing protein 6 isoform X1: MGTVPQRLQRLLDRPGPLGDLLGRLEARTGVRRLYLATGSAAFLGLYLVFGYGASLLCNLIGFAYPAYVSIKAIESSSKEDDTTWLTYWVVYGVFSVAEFFSDIFLYWFPFYYVGKCLFLVWCMAPVSWNGSQVIYQNIIRPCFLRHHQTVDNVLGNLSTKALDVASSITREVLQTLVSSRARLAAEVAPQLSLSPPEQP, encoded by the exons ATGGGCACGGTGCCGCAGCGCCTGCAGCGCCTCCTCGATCGCCCCGGGCCGTTGGGCGACCTACTGGGTCGCCTGGAAGCCCGCACCGGCGTCCGGCGGCTCTACCTGGCCACAG GTTCTGCGGCGTTCCTGGGGCTGTACCTCGTGTTCGGCTATGGTGCCTCGCTGCTCTGCAACCTCATCGGCTTCGCCTACCCCGCGTACGTCTC CATCAAAGCCATCGAAAGCTCCAGCAAAGAGGACGACACCACGTGGCTGACCTACTGGGTGGTGTACGGCGTCTTCAGCGTAGCCGAGTTCTTCTCCGACATCTTCCTCTACTGGTTCCCCTTCTACTACGTTGGGAAG TGCCTGTTCCTGGTGTGGTGCATGGCCCCCGTGTCCTGGAACGGGTCGCAGGTGATCTACCAGAACATTATCCGGCCCTGCTTCCTCAGGCACCACCAGACCGTGGACAACGTGCTGGGCAACCTCAGCACCAAAGCCCTGGACGTGGCTTCCAGCATCACCCGAGAAG TCCTGCAGACTCTGGTCAGCAGCAGAGCCCGGCTGGCGGCCGAGGTGGCACCGCAGCTCAGCCTGTCT CCTCCGGAGCAGCCATGA
- the C8H19orf25 gene encoding UPF0449 protein C19orf25 homolog, which translates to MSSKAKRVLPTRPEPPSVEQILADVRGTHPADPVFLLPAEPLQDHSPSPGSPSPTRQEAAAEERERLYQQSRSYVEMNQRLQESRERLREQCEELRRAGAALERGISEMRQKAF; encoded by the exons ATGAGCTCCAAGGCCAAGCGGGTGCTGCCCACCCGCCCTGAGCCCCCCAGCGTGGAGCAGATCCTGGCCGACGTGCGGGGCACCCACCCGGCCGACCccgtcttcctcctccctgcGGAGCCCCTCCAGGACCACAGCCCCTCTCCAG gctcccccagccccaccaggcaGGAGGCGGCCGCGGAGGAGAGGGAGCGGCTGTACCAGCAGAGCCGTTCCTACGTGGAGATGAACCAGCGGCTGCAGGAGTCCCGGGAGCGGCTGCGGGAGCAGTGCGAGGAGCTGCGACGGGCGGGAGCGGCGCTGGAGCGCGGCATTTCGGAAATGAGGCAGAAAGCTTTCTGA
- the LOC126041916 gene encoding granzyme M-like, whose product MGARGSLGQLLLLLLNLPLAEPGEHRGGGSGVAGGVLASLAGLQGWAWGQLRLSVIGGHEAKPHSRPYMVSIQFGGVHACGGALLHKRWVLTAAHCFPRRMSVVGTAVVGLHSLREHGATTQTFPIRAVCPHPGYDRQTMENDLLLLQLEGKVTLSRTRRLIGLLGRVPAAGTECSLAGWGVRRHGGLSPTLQELEVTVLDTQMCNNSRFWNGDIAPTMICFQGRHRGSAPSKGDSGGPLVCGKRAAVAGVLSFTSPDITDPFKPPVATSAVKHKNWIRKTLRRGCGSPQPGRTGQTDHPVLFTQVGF is encoded by the exons ATGGGGGCGAGGGGCAGcctggggcagctgctgctgctgctgctgaacctCCCTTTGGCCGAGCCGGGTGAGCACCGGGGCGGTGGGTCTGGGGTGGCTGGTGGGGTCTTGGCATCACTGGCTGGCTTGCAGGGATGGG CGTGGGGCCAACTCCGGCTGTCAGTCATCGGGGGACATGAGGCCAAACCCCACTCCAGGCCCTACATGGTGTCCATCCAGTTCGGGGGGGTTCACGCCTGCGGGGGAGCGCTGCTGCACAAGCGGTGGGTGCTGACGGCCGCCCACTGCTTCCCTCGGAG GATGAGCGTCGTCGGGACGGCAGTGGTGGGGCTGCACAGCCTGCGGGAGCATGGGGCGACCACGCAGACCTTCCCCATCCGGGCAGTGTGTCCCCACCCTGGCTACGACCGCCAGACGATGGAAAACGACCTTCTCCTGCTCCAG CTGGAGGGGAAGGTGACGCTGAGCAGGACGCGGCGGCTCATCGGGCTGCTGGGGCGGGTGCCAGCGGCCGGGACGGAGTGCAGCCTGGCGGGCTGGGGGGTCCGCAGGCACGGCGGGCTCTCGCCCacgctgcaggagctggaggtcACCGTGCTGGACACGCAGATGTGCAACAACAGCCGCTTCTGGAACGGTGACATTGCCCCCACCATGATCTGCTTCCAGGGACGCCATAGGGGCTCGGCACCCTCCAAG GGTGACTCCGGGGGACCCTTGGTGTGTGGGAAACGGGCGGCAGTGGCCGGCGTGCTGTCCTTCACCAGCCCGGACATCACCGACCCTTTCAAGCCACCGGTCGCCACCTCGGCTGTGAAGCACAAGAACTGGATCCGGAAAACGCTGCGGAGGGGTTGCGGCTCCCCCCAGCCCGGGCGCACGGGACAGACAGACCACCCCGTCCTATTTACACAGGTTGGCTTTTAA